In bacterium BMS3Abin08, the DNA window GGAATGACGGAAGAACGACAACTACATGTATTTGTCATTCCCGCAAGTGAAGCGCGTCGGGAATCCTTCTTAAAGAACGATTCCGGACAAGCCGGAATGACGGAAGAACGACAACTACATGTATTTGTCATTCCCGCAAGTGAAGCGCGTCGGGAATCCTTCTTCAAAAAACGATTCCGGACAAGCCGGAATGACGGAAAAACGACAACTGTTCGACTTTATACACAGATACTATTCAGGGCCTGTCCTGAATTCATTAAAGCAGAGGTGTTGACGGCATGGAGTTTATACCCACGGTTACGGATGAAGATATAAAGAAGGAGAAGACAAAGGCCCGGAGGCTCAGGGCAACACGGTGGTGGAGACAGAAGAAACAGCGGGGCAGGTGTTACTACTGCGGGAGGGAGTATCCACCTGATGAGTTGACTATGGATCATCTGGTACCCCTGATAAGGGGTGGCAAGAGCGTGAAGTCAAATATAGTCACATCCTGTAAGGACTGTAACAATAAGAAGAGGTATATGCTTCCCCTTGAATGGGATGACTATCTAAACAGACAGAAGGAGACTGATTTCAGCGGTGATTTTTGAAGAAATAGGAGAGGGGAAGCGCCTTTGAGGAAACAGGGGGATTGAACCGATCATCCGGAATGTCCGGGTTGAGAACAATTTCTTCAAGGCTCACCCTGAACAGGAGGTCATCCCATCCGATGGAGAAATCAACCGGCATTACATCCGGCCTTTTGAACACCTCAATCCATGAACTTATCCTGCCCCCGGAGAGAAACTCCGAGCGTTGCCACATCAGATCGGATTTTCTGAAATAATGAAGCTCCAGAGGGCGTCCGGATTGCTCATCAAGGACCTCGACGACATAGGAATCATCAACCTCCTTCAATGCCTTTCCGGATTCCATTATGAGATTGTAATCGGGGAGTATGCTTCTGAAGGGTACCGTGCCTTCATACGTGGTCCCGTCAGAGGGGGTATGTATCCGGAGAGTCCCCTTGTTGAGGAGGATTTCC includes these proteins:
- a CDS encoding HNH endonuclease; amino-acid sequence: MEFIPTVTDEDIKKEKTKARRLRATRWWRQKKQRGRCYYCGREYPPDELTMDHLVPLIRGGKSVKSNIVTSCKDCNNKKRYMLPLEWDDYLNRQKETDFSGDF